Genomic segment of Actinomycetota bacterium:
TGCCCTACAAGATCGTCGGCGGGGTCAAGTTCTACGACCGGCGCGAGGTCAAGGACCTGCTCGCGTACCTGAAGGCGACGGTCAACCCGCTGGACACGGTCAGCCTGCGCCGGGTCCTGAACGTGCCCCGGCGCGGCATCGGCGACACCTCGGAGCGGGCCATCGACCGGTTCGCCGCCGAGGAGGGGATCCCGTTCGGCGACGCCCTGCGCCGGGCCGGCGAGATCCCCGGCCTCGGGGCCCGCCAGGGCCGGGCGGTGGCCGACTTCGTGGCCGTGCTCGACGAGCTGGCCGCCGGGGTGGAGGAGGGCCGCTCCCCGAGCGTGCTCGTCCAGGACGCCTGGACCCTGTCGGGGCTGATGCGGGAGCTGGAGGCGGACACCTCGATCGAGGGCCAGGGCCGGGTCGAGAACGTCCGCGAGCTGCAGTCGGCGGCCGAGGAGTACGAGCTGCGCGAGGGGCTGGAGGCCGAGCCGACCCTGGCCGGGTTCCTGGAGTCGATCGCCCTGGTCTCCGACGCCGACCAGGTCGAGTCGGGCAGCCAGTCGGTCACCCTGATGACCCTGCACACGGCCAAGGGCCTCGAGTACCCGGTGGTGTTCATCGTCGGGCTGGAGGAGAACGTGTTCCCCCACGTCCGCTCCATCGGCGAGCCCCGCGAGCTGGAGGAGGAGCGCCGCCTGGCCTATGTCGGCATCACCCGGGCCCGGGAGCGCCTGTACCTGACCAACGCCTGGAGCCGGACCCTGTTCGGCTCGACCAGCTACAACCTGCCCTCGCGGTTCCTCAAGGAGGTGCCCGAGGAGCTGGTCACGGTCGCCCCCGGCCAGCGGGCCACAACCGGTGCGGCCCGCTCCGGCCCGGCCGGCTGGGGCGACTCCAGCCCGGCGTTCGGGGCCGGCCGCAGCAGCTTCAACGCCCGGCCGTCGCCGCCGGTGTCGTTCCAGCGCCAGCCGACCCCAGGCGAGCGGCTGGCCGACCGCCAGCGCGGCGCCCTCGACCTGGGCCTGACCCCCGGCGACGAGGTCGAGCACCGCCAGTGGGGGCGGGGGGTGGTGGCCACCGTGTCCGGCCAGGGCGAGCGGGCCATGGCCGAGGTCGACTTCCCCGGGCTGGGCCGCAAGCGCCTGCTGCTCCGTTACGCCCCGCTCACCCGACCCTAGGGGGCCGCCGTGCTGTCCACGCCATTCACCGAGCTGCTGGGCTGCCGGCTGCCGCTCCAGCAGGCCCCCATGGGCGGGGTCACCACTCCGGAGCTGGCGGCGGCCGCCGCCGAGGCGGGCGCGGTCGGCATGGTCCCGGCCCAGATGCTCCCGGCCGAGGCGCTGGCCGGGCTGCTGGACGACCTGGCCGGCCGCACCGGCGGGGTCGTCGGGGTGACCTTCCTGCTGCCGTTCGGCGCCGACCCGGCCTGCGTCGAGGCCGCGGCGGCCGGGGCCCGGCTGGTCGACTTCTACTACGGCGACCCCGACCCGGCCCTGGTCGCCAGGGTCCACGACGGCGGCGCGCTCGCCTCCTGGCAGGCCGGGTCGGTGGCCGAGGCACGGGCGGCCGCCGACGCCGGCTGCGACCTGGTGGCCGTGCAGGGGACGGAGGGCGGCGGGCGGATCCGGGGCCGGGTCGCCCTGCTGCCGCTGCTGGCCGAGGTCCTCGACGCGGTCGAGGTGCCGGTGGTCGCCGCCGGCGGGGTCGCCGGCCCCCGCGGGGTCGCGGCCTGCCTGGCCGCGGGCGCGTCCGCCGTCCGGGTCGGGACCCGGCTGCTGGCCACCGAGGAGTCCGGCGCCCACCCCGACTACGTCGCCGCCCTGCTCCGCGCCGGGGCCGAGGACGCCGTGCTCACCGACGCCTTCTCGGTCATGTGGCCGCGGGGCCCGGAGCCGCACCGCACCCTCCGCTCGGCCCTCGAGGCCGCCGAGGCCCTCGAGGACGGGGTCGTGGGGGAGACCCGCATGGGCGCCACCACCCTCCCCGTCCCCCGCTTCGGCGTCCCCTGCCCCAACCGCGAGACCACCGGCGAGATCGCCGCCATGGTCCACTACGCCGGCCAGGGCGTCGGCGCCACCACCGAGGTCCTCCCGGCCGCCCAGGTCCTCACCGACCTGGCCGACGGCGCCGAGCGCCTCCTGCGCCGCTGGGGCTAACGGGTCGTTCCCCACCTGCGCACGGCGCTCGGCCCTGGCCGCACCTGGCGCGATGGCCGCCGGTCGGCCCCATGTCCTCGCCTGGCACGGTGGCCGCCCCGCCAGCGCACGGGCGCCCTTCACCCATCAGGCCCGGTGGCGGGTCCCCCGGTGGGGGAGCGTAGCCCAACGCGGAGCGGTGGTGACGGCGGTCGTCCACAACCCCCGACCCTGCCC
This window contains:
- the pcrA gene encoding DNA helicase PcrA — protein: MDPSPAPEEAPGASPDLLDGLNDAQRLAVLATEGPTLIVAGAGSGKTRVLTHRIAHLIKDKRVPPTSVLAITFTNKAAREMQERLRHLVGPVVKAMWVSTFHSACVRILRRSGSHLGYTSTFSIYDEGDAERLMTQVCRQLDFDPKRLSARSMRHAVSGWKDQLVDPEAAADRALGWFEKKAAEAYRLYQRRLVESNAMDFDDLILQTVRLFQEHPDVLAEYQKRFRYVLVDEFQDTNVAQYELLKLLAAEHRNLSVVGDGDQSIYAFRGATVRNILDFEADYPEANVILLEQNYRSTQTILSAANAVIANNLERKPKNLWTAIGSGNPIVRYQAENEHDEAAYVVEEVERLHDQGLGYGKVVVFYRTNAQSRPLEEVFVKAGLPYKIVGGVKFYDRREVKDLLAYLKATVNPLDTVSLRRVLNVPRRGIGDTSERAIDRFAAEEGIPFGDALRRAGEIPGLGARQGRAVADFVAVLDELAAGVEEGRSPSVLVQDAWTLSGLMRELEADTSIEGQGRVENVRELQSAAEEYELREGLEAEPTLAGFLESIALVSDADQVESGSQSVTLMTLHTAKGLEYPVVFIVGLEENVFPHVRSIGEPRELEEERRLAYVGITRARERLYLTNAWSRTLFGSTSYNLPSRFLKEVPEELVTVAPGQRATTGAARSGPAGWGDSSPAFGAGRSSFNARPSPPVSFQRQPTPGERLADRQRGALDLGLTPGDEVEHRQWGRGVVATVSGQGERAMAEVDFPGLGRKRLLLRYAPLTRP
- a CDS encoding nitronate monooxygenase; its protein translation is MLSTPFTELLGCRLPLQQAPMGGVTTPELAAAAAEAGAVGMVPAQMLPAEALAGLLDDLAGRTGGVVGVTFLLPFGADPACVEAAAAGARLVDFYYGDPDPALVARVHDGGALASWQAGSVAEARAAADAGCDLVAVQGTEGGGRIRGRVALLPLLAEVLDAVEVPVVAAGGVAGPRGVAACLAAGASAVRVGTRLLATEESGAHPDYVAALLRAGAEDAVLTDAFSVMWPRGPEPHRTLRSALEAAEALEDGVVGETRMGATTLPVPRFGVPCPNRETTGEIAAMVHYAGQGVGATTEVLPAAQVLTDLADGAERLLRRWG